GGTGCTATGATTTTATCACATAGGTATTTAATAGTGTCATACTCTCTTCTATGTTTCTCTTCCTTTGTCATAGGATCATTTGGTGTGATGTCTCCAACTAAGGACTCAGCCAGGTCGTGTACCAATGAGATTCGCACACACTTATCTCTATTAATATCAGGATTGGTAATCAACATGGAAGTTATGCCCATTCTGTACATGTGATCCGAAATACTCTCGGGGTCCTTCACCTTATGGTCAACCCAACCGGTTCTTTTTTGAATCTTCAGTTGCTGCACAATGTTCAGCAGTGCAATAACATAATTAGAGTTTTTGGTACCTGCTAAAGCTTTCTTAACATTGTCTGGGATATGATCCTCAGGCTTCCAACTCTCATTCATTTCAGTAAGTTATGTGTAGGCTTGAGATTTCTAAAATTTGGTGACGTTATGGTATTCAAATCACAAGCCTTTCAACATTTCTTAACCA
The Nakaseomyces glabratus chromosome J, complete sequence genome window above contains:
- the YGK1 gene encoding 5'-deoxynucleotidase (CAGL0J10362g~Ortholog(s) have cytosol, nucleus localization), which gives rise to MNESWKPEDHIPDNVKKALAGTKNSNYVIALLNIVQQLKIQKRTGWVDHKVKDPESISDHMYRMGITSMLITNPDINRDKCVRISLVHDLAESLVGDITPNDPMTKEEKHRREYDTIKYLCDKIIAPFNSKAAKEILEDWLAYENVSSPEARYVKDIDKFEMLVQCFEYEQSNNIRLDQFWSAKDAIKTPEVSEWCNDLIKMREEYFSS